One region of Lytechinus pictus isolate F3 Inbred chromosome 8, Lp3.0, whole genome shotgun sequence genomic DNA includes:
- the LOC135155030 gene encoding zinc finger protein 32-like: MKIPLCQSAAHNRYLILLFYSGGNSSVLSICEEIRKNEEMSGDTSCDRSHAHGLSSANSASRSYQGELTEDIMTQYMYVCGGNVGKQSSCQQKGNTQIISGDLSHGRHLPGDYPLQGTPSYSSPRGNCSSEYGSYLLPDQADYPQGQCSADSATTSNHDGERLVLDIVVGNEKYHTNSLQNTKKLSPVTATRSIQGNPGIDPKEESTFLCSVCNEGCKRKDDLKRHMIFHKGKKLHECSFCNKTFVSKANLIRHERSHTGERPYSCFICNKRFLDTSHLKAHLSIHTGEKPYECSLCNKAFSLKAPLMAHLRMHSGEKPFKCSLCKNSFSSKSNLKAHQIKHTGEKPYQCSVCEKRLWKKDSLNQHMKIHTGEKPFQCSICSKNFRQKSNLKNHMKIHEISSDDL, from the exons ATGAAAATTCCTTTGTGTCAAAGTGCCGCACATAATAGATATTTGATTCTGCTCTTTTACTCAGGTGGAAATTCAAGTGTACTAAGCATCTGTGAAGAGATCAGGAAAAATGAGGAAATGTCAGGTGATACATCATGTGACCGATCACATGCTCATGGACTGAGTTCTGCTAACAGTGCTTCCAGGTCATATCAAGGAGAATTGACTGAGGACATAATGAcccagtacatgtatgtgtgtg GTGGGAATGTAGGCAAACAGAGCTCCTGTCAACAAAAAGGGAATACTCAGATAATATCAGGTGATTTATCACATGGGAGGCATCTCCCAGGTGACTACCCTTTACAAGGAACCCCTTCTTATTCATCTCCCAGAGGCAATTGCTCAAGTGAGTATGGCTCCTATCTCTTACCAGACCAAGCAGATTATCCTCAAGGACAGTGCTCTGCTGACAGTGCTACCACGTCAAATCATGATGGTGAAAGATTGGTTCTAGACATTGTTGTGGGGAATGAGAAATATCAcacaaattctttacaaaacaCAAAGAAGTTATCCCCTGTCACTGCAACGAGAAGCATTCAAGGCAATCCTGGCATCGACCCCAAAGAAGAAAGCACCTTTCTCTGTTCCGTTTGCAATGAAGGATGTAAACGCAAGGATGATTTGAAGCGGCATATGATCTTCCACAAAGGGAAAAAGCTTCATGAGTGTTCTTTCTGCAACAAAACTTTTGTATCAAAAGCCAATCTCATTAGACATGAGCGATCCCATACTGGGGAAAGACCGTATTCATGCTTTATTTGCAACAAACGGTTTCTAGATACGTCTCATCTAAAAGCTCATCTGTCAATTCACACGGGAGAAAAACCGTATGAATGCAGCCTTTGTAACAAAGCCTTTTCTCTTAAAGCTCCTCTAATGGCTCACCTGAGAATGCACAGTGGTGAGAAGCCATTCAAGTGTTCACTCTGCAAAAACAGCTTTTCTTCCAAAAGTAATCTCAAGGCTCATCAGATCAAGCACACGGGCGAAAAGCCGTACCAATGCTCGGTTTGTGAGAAAAGGCTGTGGAAAAAAGACTCTTTAAATCAACATATGAAGATTCATACAGGAGAAAAACCATTTCAGTGTTCTATTTGTTCAAAGAACTTTCGGCAGAAGAGTAATCTtaaaaatcatatgaaaatcCATGAAATATCTTCTGACGATTTGTGA